The genomic window TCCCCCAAGCTTGAGCGCTACAACGGCTTTTCTTCCCTCAATATCTGGGGCGAGCCCGCACCGGGCAAAAGCTCTGGAGAGGCCATGCGGGCCATGGAAGAGATGGTCGGGAAGCTTCCCGAGGGCATCGGGTATGAATGGACGGGGCTCTCTTATCAGCAGCGCATCGCCAGCTCACAGGCGCCGCTCCTCTATGCCTTTTCGATTCTCGTAATTTTTCTCTGCGTGGCAGCCCTTTACGAAAGTTGGCCCATTCCACTCGCAAATATGCTCATGCTGCCCCTGGGCGTCTTCGGGGCCGCCCTGGCTACCTGGTCACGGGGACTGCATAATGACGTTTATTTTCAGATCGGCTTTCTCACCACCCTCGGCCTGACCACAAAAAACGCCATTCTTATTATCCAGTTCGCCCGGGAAAGGATGACCCACGGGACCGGTCTTGTTCAGGCGACCCTCGAGGCGGCGCGCCTCAGGCTGAGGCCGGTCATTATGACGTCCCTCGCCTTTTTCTTCGGCGTCCTCCCCCTGGCTATCGCCTCCGGAGCAGGGGCAGGAGCGATGAACGCCATAGGCACCGCAGTGACGGGCGGGATGCTCTCCGCCACATTTATCGACCTTTTCTACATCCCCCTGTTCTTCGTCTTCGTATCGGGATTATTTAAGAAGAAAGGGCCGCAGGAGGCGCCCTCCCCTTCCCCGGGGACCCCCGGTTCTTCGCCTCCCTCACCCATACCGGCAACGTCCGGGCAGCAACCCGATGGGAATGCGGTAAAGGAGGGGTCACCGATATGATACGGACCATCGCGGCATTCATCCTTTCCCTTCTCCTCGTTGGGTGCGCCACCATGGCGCCCGACTATATGCGCCCGGTGCCGCCCGTGCCGGGCGAATGGCCCGAGGGAGCGGCATATAAGGCGACCGGTGCGGAGCAGAACGGCGCGGTCCCCCTCGGTCTTCAGTGGCGGGCCTTCTACATGGACGACAAATTGCGCGAGCTTATGCGCATCGCCCTCGACAATAACCGGGACCTGAGGGTGGCAAGCCTGAATATCGAGAGAGCGCGCGGCTTTTACCGGATCCAGTTCGCCGCGTTATTTCCCACTTTGAACGCCTACGCTTCCGAAACCGCCCAGCGGCTGCCCGCCGATCTCTCCTACCTCGGCAGGCCCGTTGTCTCACGCCAATTCTCCTACACCGTCGGCTTCAGCTCCTATGAGCTCGACTTCTTCGGCCGCGTCAGGAGCCTCAAGGACCAGGCCCTGGAGCAATACCTTGCCACCGAGCAGGCCCGGCGCAGCGTCCAGATCTCCCTCCTTGCCGAAATAGCCTATGCATATCTCAACCGGGCGGCGGATTATGAGCGCCTGAAGGTGAGTCTCGATACCCTCGAGAGCCAACAGGCGTCTTACAAGCTCGTGGAAAATAAATACAGGGTAGGATCGGCGTCCGAGCTGGATCTCCGTCAAGCACAGACGCGGGTTGATGCCGCCCGTGTCGATATCGCCTACTATACTGCTCAGGTGGCTCAGGATGAAAACGGCCTGGCATTGCTCCTCGGTTCGCCGGTACCGAGCCGGCTGCTCGTTGATGAGCTGGGAACGGATAAGATGTTTGAAGATATCATCGCCGGGGTCTCTTCGGAGGTACTCCTTCGCCGTCCCGACATCGAGCAGGCTGAGCACCAGCTCAAGGCTGCCAATGCGAATATCGGGGCCGCACGGGCTGCTTTTTTCCCCACCGTCACCCTCACCACCGGCGCAGGCACCATAAGCGGCCAATTATCCGGGCTTTTCACATCCGGTCAGGGAACGTGGATTTTCGCGCCCCAGATAACCCTGCCTATCTTTGACTTCGGCTCGAGGTGGGCAAACCTCGCCGTCTCGAAAGCCGATCGCGACATTGCCGTTGCCCGGTATGAACGATCGATTCAGACAGCCTTCAAAGAAGTGGCCGATGCCCTCGCCGTCCGTGGGACGGTGGGCGATCAGTTGGCTGCCCAGGAGTCCCTCGTTCAGGCTTCGGCGGAGGCCTATCGCCTCTCTGAGCTCCGTTATGCAAAAGGGATCGATAATTATCTGGGCGTCCTTGATTCTCAGCGCTCCCTCTATGTGGCGCGATTAAGACTCGTCAGCATCCGGCTTGCCCAGCTTGTGAATCTGGTAAACCTTTACAAGGTGTTAGGTGGCGGAGAAGGAGAATAATACCGCCTTTTCCTGCATCGGCGGCCTTAATTCAAGATGATTACAGGCGCCCGTACTCTGCCTTTCATCCCGAAAGCCCGGATGTGAAAATCTATATAATCGATATCCCGCACCTTTATTCCTTAACACCAGGCCCATCTCCGGTCTCCTGACTGTCGTCCTTCGCTTTTCTTGTCTATAGGACCAAAGCCCTATAGACACTTCCTCCCTGTCTGTTTACGTTGCGATTAATGGTCAGGAAAAAGAGTGCAATCCACGTTTTAGTCGATGGTGAAGCAATCCGGGACGTTTTCGAGGCTCTTCCGCTCAAGCCGAACTCCGGCGCGAAGACCTTTTCTGCTCCGGACAAGTTCTACGCAGAAAAGAGGCCGGAGGAGGATGCGTGTACCTTACGAATTCCTAGTGATCGCAGCAGGATGTAGAGTGCGAATACCCCGCAACAGAGGAGGAGACTGATGACAAAGCTTGTGCTGCTCCGTCATGGCGAGAGCACTTGGAACAAGGAGAACCGTTTTACTGGATGGACAGACGTCGGTTTGAGCGAGAAAGGGAGAGAAGAAGCCGTCCAGGCCGGCAGGGTTCTCCTCAAAGAAGGGTTTGTCTTTGACATGGCCTTTACCTCGGTCCTTAAGCGGGCCATCAAGACCCTGTGGCTTGCCCTTGAGGAGATGGACCTCATGTGGATACCTATTTGGCACAGTTGGAGGCTTAATGAGAGACACTACGGGGCTTTACAGGGGCTGAACAAGGCAGAGACCGCCGAAAAGCACGGGATGGATCAGGTCAAGATCTGGCGGAGAAGTTACGATATACGTCCGCCGGCCCTCACGGAAGATGACGAGCGGTATCCCGGAAAGGACCCCCGTTACACGCACCTGAAGCCCGAGGAAACTCCCCGGACCGAAGCCTTGAAGGATACGATCGAGCGGTTCCTGCCTTACTGGCATGAGACCGTTGCGCCGGCCCTTAGAGAAGGCGGGAGGACGATTATCACAGCACACGGAAACAGCCTTCGCGCATTGGTCAAATATCTCGATAATATCCCGGATGAGGAGATTGCAGGGCTCAACATACCCACAGGGATACCGCTGGTGTATGAACTTGATGATGATTTGAAGCCGATTCGCAGTTACTACCTGGGTGACGCCGAGGCAGTGGAAAGGGCGGCTCAGGCCGTGGCAGACCAACTGAAGAAGGCATAAGGCGACGGATATTGTGAAAGGAATTCAATAAATAACGAAACACGGATCGGGAGGACGAGAAGAACGGGTTTCCGGGATTCTCCGTTCGTTGACCGGTCCGATGGAGGGAGACAGATGGCCCAGATCGTGAAAGTCATGGGAAGAGAGATTCTTGATTCAAGAGGCAATCCAACCGTCGAAGCGGATGTAATTCTCGAGGATGGGAGCATGGGAAGGGCGGCGGTGCCGTCGGGAGCATCCACAGGCGTTCACGAGGCGGTCGAGCTTCGCGACGGAGACAAAAGCCGCTATCTCGGCCAGGGGACCAGAAACGCGGTGGGACACGTCAATGCCGAGATCGCCGGTGGGATCGAGGGCATGGATGCGGTACGCCAGGAAGAAATCGATCTTAAGATGATCGAGCTCGACGGCACGAAAAACAAGGGACGCCTTGGAGCGAATGCGATCCTGGCCGTTTCCATGGCGGTAGCCCGAGCGGCCGCCCAATCTCAAAAAACACCCCTATACCGATACCTCGGAGGGGTCTCTGCATCGCTCCTTCCTGTTCCAATGATGAACATAATGAATGGAGGGGCTCATGCCGACAATTCCGTAGACTTTCAGGAATTCATGATCTGCCCCTACGGGGCGTCCTGTTTCGCCCAGGCCTTGAGGATGGGATCCGAGATTTTCCATACTCTTAAGGGCGTACTTAAAGCAAAAGGATATTCAACCTCCGTAGGGGACGAAGGAGGATTTGCGCCAAACCTGAAGTCCAACGAGGAGGCGATTGAAGTGATCCTCGAAGCCGTGGAAAAGGCCGGGTATAAGGCCGGAATAGATGTCGGCCTCGCCCTTGACCCTGCTTCGAGCGAGTTCTATGACGCAGAGAAGAGGAAGTATATCTTCAAGAAGTCGGACGGCGGTGCCCACGATTCTGCCGGGATGGTCAAGTTCTGGACGGAGTGGGTCCGCCAATACCCCATCGTCTTGATTGAAGACGGGATGGCGGAAGACGACTGGGAAGGCTGGAAGGCCCTCACCGACGCCTTGGGAGCGGAGATCGAGCTCGTTGGCGACGACCTGTTCGTCACCAATACGGAACGGCTTGGCCGGGGCATCAGTGAAGGGATTGCCAACGCGATCCTTATCAAGGTCAATCAGATCGGCTCGCTCACGGAAACAATGCAGGCCATGCAAATGGCGGCACGGGCCGGATATACCGCCATGGTCTCCCACAGGTCGGGAGAAACCGAGGATACCTTTATCGCCGACCTTGTCGTGGCGACAGGGGCGGGCCAAATCAAGACAGGGTCGGCAAGTCGGACCGACCGCATCGCCAAATACAACCAGCTGCTTCGCATAGAGGAGGAATTGGGTCGATCTGCGAAGTTCGCAGGCAGGGAAGCCTTCCGTCAGCAGAAGATTAGGGGTTACGTTTAAAGGAAGGAAGATGACTCCAAAGACATGGGCACCGAGATGCCGAGATGATCCTCAAGGTTTATAGCAGGTTCATCGAAACGCCGGAGGGACCGGGGCCTAAGAGAATGTGGCTCGGCCGTATCGCGATGGTGGGAAAGATAAGGATGACGAAATGCAAAAAGGGGTTACGAGATCTTCGTAACCCCTTGATTATATTTGGCTGGGGGAGAGAGATTTGAACTCCCATTCGCGGAGTCAGAGTCCGATGTCCTGCCATTGAACGATCCCCCAACAGCGTTCGGTTTATTTCCTCATCGCCATTGGCTTTAAACATTTATCAGAATCTAACGTACAAGTCAAATACTTTCTCTTTTGTTCACCCTGTTATAGCCGACGGGTTTCTCAATTTTCTCATTCTGAGAGATGGGTTCTAATGACGGTAAGGCTGTCCGGCAGAAGATGAACTTGAAGGAAGACGTATATCTTGCAACGATGCGGTAATTCTTGTATAGTTGATGCAGTGCGGGCGGCCGACGGTGCTTTTGTTTTGCCGTCCCGACTCTTTACAAGGAATCCCACAGTGAAGGTACGTAATTTCTTCAATGAAGTACCCCCGTCTCCTGAATTCGTTCTCCCCGGATTTCCCACCGGCTCGGTCGGACTGCTCACGGGCGCCCCGGGTTCCGGCAAGACATTGTTCGCAATTGAGTTATGCTGTGCCGTAGCGGGCGGTATGCAGGAGGAGGGAAATCTCCTCGGCCTTCCGGTCGATTCCAGGGGCAAGGCATGTTATCTCAATGCTGAGGACTCTGACGGGGAGCTTCATCGGATGGTCCATGCCATAGGCGCCCTTTTTGCTCCTGAAACCCGTAAATCCATAATCAGAGATTTTATTTTGGACGCGGGGATGGGCGAGACACAGGATATTCTCGATGATAAGAGCCGGGAGACTATCATAGAAACCTGCAGGAATTCGAGGCTGATCGTCTTCGACACCTTAAGCAGATTTCATGCCCTCGATGAATCGAATACGAATAATACGGCCAGGCTCATGGGGGCGCTCGATCGGATCGCGGTTGAAACAGGGGCGGCAGTTCTCTGTCTCGATCGACCTAACCCGGCGTCCCTTCTTGCGGAAAGGATCCGCTGGCGGGCAAAACTGAGACTCATGGAAGAGGAGGAAAGCCGCTCTTTCTGCGAGAATCCGGAAGGGGGATCCGGTCTTGACCGGGCCCGCGATAAGATTCAACCTCACCGCTATTTTACCGAGCTTTGGATTACGGACCGCTTTTTCAGTAACCTCGGAACCGTCAATTGGTTCAGAATTGCCGATGGCGGGGTACTCAGACCTGCACATCTCTATTCCACCGACGGGGAGTAACTTATCCCCTATCCAGGACCTCCCTCACTTTCACGAGCATTTCATCCGGTAAAATGGGCTTGGATATGAAATCGATCTTCTCCTCCCGGAGACCTTCCCGGGGGACCGCATTACTCGTATAACCGCTGGTAAATAGAACCTTGATCCGAGGATGGAGGATCCGGGCCTCGTCGCACACCTCTCGTCCGCTCTTCTTCGGCATGACCGAATCGAGAACCACGAGATCGATCTCCTCATGGACCTTAAGTTTATCGATAGCGTCCTCACCGTCCATGGCTTCTA from Syntrophorhabdaceae bacterium includes these protein-coding regions:
- the gpmA gene encoding 2,3-diphosphoglycerate-dependent phosphoglycerate mutase; the protein is MTKLVLLRHGESTWNKENRFTGWTDVGLSEKGREEAVQAGRVLLKEGFVFDMAFTSVLKRAIKTLWLALEEMDLMWIPIWHSWRLNERHYGALQGLNKAETAEKHGMDQVKIWRRSYDIRPPALTEDDERYPGKDPRYTHLKPEETPRTEALKDTIERFLPYWHETVAPALREGGRTIITAHGNSLRALVKYLDNIPDEEIAGLNIPTGIPLVYELDDDLKPIRSYYLGDAEAVERAAQAVADQLKKA
- a CDS encoding AAA family ATPase gives rise to the protein MKVRNFFNEVPPSPEFVLPGFPTGSVGLLTGAPGSGKTLFAIELCCAVAGGMQEEGNLLGLPVDSRGKACYLNAEDSDGELHRMVHAIGALFAPETRKSIIRDFILDAGMGETQDILDDKSRETIIETCRNSRLIVFDTLSRFHALDESNTNNTARLMGALDRIAVETGAAVLCLDRPNPASLLAERIRWRAKLRLMEEEESRSFCENPEGGSGLDRARDKIQPHRYFTELWITDRFFSNLGTVNWFRIADGGVLRPAHLYSTDGE
- a CDS encoding efflux transporter outer membrane subunit, yielding MIRTIAAFILSLLLVGCATMAPDYMRPVPPVPGEWPEGAAYKATGAEQNGAVPLGLQWRAFYMDDKLRELMRIALDNNRDLRVASLNIERARGFYRIQFAALFPTLNAYASETAQRLPADLSYLGRPVVSRQFSYTVGFSSYELDFFGRVRSLKDQALEQYLATEQARRSVQISLLAEIAYAYLNRAADYERLKVSLDTLESQQASYKLVENKYRVGSASELDLRQAQTRVDAARVDIAYYTAQVAQDENGLALLLGSPVPSRLLVDELGTDKMFEDIIAGVSSEVLLRRPDIEQAEHQLKAANANIGAARAAFFPTVTLTTGAGTISGQLSGLFTSGQGTWIFAPQITLPIFDFGSRWANLAVSKADRDIAVARYERSIQTAFKEVADALAVRGTVGDQLAAQESLVQASAEAYRLSELRYAKGIDNYLGVLDSQRSLYVARLRLVSIRLAQLVNLVNLYKVLGGGEGE
- the eno gene encoding phosphopyruvate hydratase, with translation MAQIVKVMGREILDSRGNPTVEADVILEDGSMGRAAVPSGASTGVHEAVELRDGDKSRYLGQGTRNAVGHVNAEIAGGIEGMDAVRQEEIDLKMIELDGTKNKGRLGANAILAVSMAVARAAAQSQKTPLYRYLGGVSASLLPVPMMNIMNGGAHADNSVDFQEFMICPYGASCFAQALRMGSEIFHTLKGVLKAKGYSTSVGDEGGFAPNLKSNEEAIEVILEAVEKAGYKAGIDVGLALDPASSEFYDAEKRKYIFKKSDGGAHDSAGMVKFWTEWVRQYPIVLIEDGMAEDDWEGWKALTDALGAEIELVGDDLFVTNTERLGRGISEGIANAILIKVNQIGSLTETMQAMQMAARAGYTAMVSHRSGETEDTFIADLVVATGAGQIKTGSASRTDRIAKYNQLLRIEEELGRSAKFAGREAFRQQKIRGYV